A single genomic interval of Alteromonas sp. CI.11.F.A3 harbors:
- a CDS encoding leucyl aminopeptidase, whose protein sequence is MTNVMLVPECNLHKVDADCVIWLCSLADINPTVNNLPKNTQAFIQQVFVDEAFIGAKGQSILLHRPVGAAAKRWLIWGVGDLAESLNFSFDHPSASHGTRKLFVDVFKYALSLKAATITLVLPCRAVSRSLKDASKQSKQEITLVSQLLRAFHFCCYQFEGYKSAPCLAVTRAPSLAVKRAQSLSIQVSSTAEINNLALDKELDAASGEQSYESPELASDNTANVLLACVNYEAALAKGMGLARDLSHMPANLCTPVCLAEQATILANTYSKITTEIIDQYSLEALGMNAYLAVNRASAFPASMPVIHYSGNHFANAESGDSAFSGDSAFSGDNAHSGNSAHSGNSAHSGENNDSITDNGNSQNTKPVVLIGKGVTFDSGGITLKRGGDMHHMIYDMAGAACVLGVIKTAAELGLNINIIGILATAENSIGGNAYRPGDIITTHSKQTVEVKSTDAEGRMLMCDALSYSERFSPHSVIDIATLTGAAITALGHTCSSVMSNSRSLEQALVNAGEQSHDPAWPFPLWPEYHDAIASSHADMTNAGKNSPGMITAGCFLSRFAQSFPWAHMDVAGTAFKYGTANSATGRPIPLLVAYLQRLATTRKSS, encoded by the coding sequence ATGACAAACGTGATGTTAGTACCCGAGTGCAACTTACACAAAGTAGACGCCGATTGCGTGATTTGGCTTTGCTCGCTTGCAGATATAAATCCCACCGTTAACAACCTCCCCAAGAACACGCAAGCTTTTATCCAGCAGGTATTTGTTGATGAAGCGTTTATAGGGGCTAAGGGGCAAAGCATTTTATTGCATCGACCTGTAGGGGCGGCTGCAAAACGATGGCTTATTTGGGGAGTGGGTGATTTAGCAGAAAGCCTCAATTTTAGTTTTGACCATCCCTCGGCTTCTCATGGCACGCGTAAGCTATTTGTAGATGTGTTTAAGTACGCCCTTTCGTTAAAAGCGGCAACGATCACTTTGGTGCTACCTTGCCGTGCTGTTTCTCGCAGTTTGAAAGACGCAAGTAAACAGAGTAAGCAAGAAATAACACTTGTTAGCCAGTTATTGCGCGCATTTCATTTTTGTTGTTACCAGTTTGAAGGGTATAAATCGGCTCCCTGCTTAGCGGTGACGAGAGCGCCAAGCCTAGCGGTAAAAAGAGCGCAAAGCTTAAGCATACAAGTATCTTCAACAGCCGAGATAAATAACCTAGCGTTAGATAAGGAATTAGATGCAGCATCAGGCGAGCAATCATATGAAAGTCCAGAGCTAGCCTCGGACAATACCGCAAATGTATTACTAGCTTGCGTAAACTATGAGGCAGCCCTAGCAAAGGGTATGGGCTTAGCGCGAGATTTATCACACATGCCAGCGAATTTATGTACCCCCGTGTGTTTGGCAGAACAAGCGACAATACTCGCGAATACGTATTCTAAAATTACCACAGAGATTATCGACCAATATTCGTTAGAAGCACTAGGCATGAATGCGTATTTAGCGGTTAATCGCGCATCAGCATTCCCTGCCTCTATGCCGGTAATTCATTATTCAGGTAATCACTTTGCAAATGCCGAAAGTGGTGACAGTGCCTTTAGCGGTGACAGTGCCTTTAGCGGTGATAATGCCCATAGCGGTAATAGTGCCCACAGCGGTAATAGTGCCCACAGCGGTGAAAACAACGATAGCATTACCGATAACGGCAACAGTCAAAACACCAAGCCAGTGGTCTTGATAGGTAAAGGTGTGACGTTTGATTCAGGCGGCATCACCTTAAAACGCGGTGGTGACATGCATCACATGATTTACGACATGGCAGGTGCCGCTTGCGTCCTCGGAGTAATTAAAACCGCTGCCGAACTAGGCTTGAATATTAATATTATTGGAATATTGGCTACCGCTGAAAACAGTATTGGCGGCAATGCCTACCGACCCGGCGATATTATTACTACCCATTCCAAACAAACTGTTGAAGTTAAAAGCACTGACGCCGAAGGGCGAATGCTAATGTGTGATGCACTAAGTTACAGCGAACGGTTTTCCCCTCACTCTGTCATAGATATCGCCACCCTAACCGGTGCTGCAATCACCGCATTAGGGCACACGTGCAGCAGCGTAATGAGCAACTCCCGTTCGCTAGAACAAGCGCTAGTTAATGCCGGAGAGCAAAGCCACGACCCAGCATGGCCCTTTCCGCTGTGGCCTGAATATCATGACGCCATCGCCTCTTCCCATGCTGATATGACTAACGCAGGGAAAAACTCCCCAGGTATGATTACCGCAGGTTGTTTTTTATCTCGCTTTGCTCAGAGTTTTCCTTGGGCTCATATGGACGTGGCTGGTACCGCATTTAAATATGGCACTGCTAACTCGGCCACCGGCCGCCCTATCCCTTTACTGGTGGCCTATTTACAACGCTTAGCCACTACCCGAAAATCATCATGA
- a CDS encoding ABC transporter permease, whose protein sequence is MYWRCFVGVLNREMLKFWQQRSRLLSALVRPLLWLFVFAAGFRSALGLSMLPPYETYILYEEYIVPGLAAMIILFNSMQSSLSMVYDREMGSMKVLLMSPVPRSFLLCSKLVANTLVSAIQVYLFFCLALFVDVQLPLMGYVYALPIIALLSIFLGALGLLLANSIKQLENFAGVMNFVIFPMFFLSSALYPLWKMQEASEWLYQVCAFNPFTSGVELLRFGLYEKLATKELMIVSVLTFITFTLAVRSFRPKPAAVGFGNRSLGKNSA, encoded by the coding sequence ATGTATTGGCGCTGTTTTGTGGGTGTTTTAAATCGAGAAATGCTGAAGTTTTGGCAGCAGCGGTCTAGACTGCTTAGTGCCTTAGTGCGCCCCTTGTTATGGTTATTTGTATTTGCCGCGGGGTTTCGTTCGGCACTAGGGCTTTCGATGCTCCCGCCTTATGAAACTTACATTTTGTATGAGGAATATATTGTGCCGGGTTTAGCGGCGATGATTATCCTTTTCAATAGCATGCAAAGTTCGTTATCTATGGTTTACGACCGTGAAATGGGTAGCATGAAGGTACTGCTAATGAGCCCAGTGCCCCGCTCATTTTTGTTATGCAGTAAGTTAGTAGCCAATACACTGGTTTCAGCAATACAGGTTTATTTATTCTTTTGCTTGGCGTTATTTGTTGACGTGCAATTGCCCTTAATGGGTTATGTCTACGCGCTACCCATCATTGCATTATTGTCGATTTTTCTTGGCGCGCTAGGCTTATTGTTGGCAAATTCCATTAAACAATTAGAGAACTTTGCTGGGGTGATGAACTTCGTTATCTTTCCTATGTTTTTCCTTTCGAGCGCACTTTACCCTTTGTGGAAAATGCAAGAAGCAAGTGAGTGGCTGTATCAAGTATGCGCGTTTAATCCGTTTACCAGCGGCGTTGAACTGCTACGCTTTGGGCTGTATGAAAAGCTTGCGACAAAAGAGCTTATGATTGTATCCGTACTTACCTTTATTACCTTTACCCTAGCAGTGAGAAGCTTTAGACCAAAACCGGCTGCCGTTGGCTTTGGAAACAGAAGCCTCGGAAAAAACAGCGCATAA
- a CDS encoding ATP-binding cassette domain-containing protein, producing the protein MEIDIQGVSHTYGKVTALDDISLTLKPGFNILLGPNGAGKSSLFALLTGLQRIGHGNILFNGSTIAHKRAPIMKQLGVVFQQSTLDIDLTVKQNLAYFASLHGLAPEKSISRISDLLNELDLSDRLNTKIRHLNGGHRRRVELARCLIHQPSTLLLDEPTVGLDIASRQLIHSVVHDLAVKQGVTVLWATHLFEEVSLTDPLAILLNGRLVERDICSALLAKHHVSDIHRLWEVLTHAN; encoded by the coding sequence ATGGAAATAGATATCCAAGGGGTTAGCCATACTTACGGTAAAGTGACAGCCCTTGATGACATTTCACTTACCTTAAAGCCTGGTTTTAATATTTTACTTGGCCCTAATGGTGCAGGGAAAAGCAGCCTGTTTGCGTTACTCACAGGGTTACAACGAATTGGCCATGGCAATATCTTATTTAATGGCAGCACGATAGCGCATAAACGTGCGCCAATAATGAAACAGCTTGGCGTGGTATTTCAGCAAAGTACTTTGGATATTGACCTTACCGTAAAGCAGAACCTCGCCTATTTTGCATCCCTCCATGGGCTGGCCCCAGAGAAGTCAATTTCACGCATCAGTGACTTATTAAACGAACTTGATCTTAGCGACCGTCTGAATACTAAAATCCGCCATTTAAACGGAGGCCACCGCCGCCGTGTTGAGCTGGCAAGATGCCTTATTCACCAACCCAGCACCTTGTTACTCGATGAACCCACGGTAGGGTTAGATATTGCCTCTCGACAGCTAATTCATTCGGTGGTTCATGACTTAGCAGTGAAACAAGGCGTGACTGTGTTGTGGGCTACCCATCTATTTGAAGAGGTATCGCTAACTGATCCCCTCGCCATATTGTTAAATGGCCGACTAGTAGAACGAGATATTTGCTCGGCATTGCTTGCTAAACATCACGTCTCGGATATTCATCGGCTTTGGGAGGTATTAACTCATGCAAACTAA
- a CDS encoding PQQ-dependent catabolism-associated beta-propeller protein, with protein sequence MPQAYVTNEKDNTLSVIDMNTFEVTDTLDIGERPRGFILSADQSRAYICASDSDRIQIIDLDTHTIVGDLPSGEDPETIALHPNGTTIYTANEDDALLTVIDIPTSQVIAQIDVGVEPEGLAVSHDGHMMVVTSETTNMVHWIDTNTHENIANSLVDARPRDAHFTADDKYLWVSSEIGGTVAIFDTQTKQKAHTLSFAVKGVYRDKIQPVGILLMRDSPYAFVALGPANRIAVVNTNTFEIEKYIVVGRRVWQLAFNQDQSLLLTTNGVSGDVSVINTETFDVEKTIKVGRYPWGIAVKWK encoded by the coding sequence ATGCCACAGGCCTATGTGACCAATGAAAAGGACAATACCCTATCAGTCATTGATATGAATACATTTGAAGTGACTGATACATTAGACATTGGCGAGCGGCCAAGGGGATTTATATTAAGTGCTGATCAATCTCGTGCTTATATTTGCGCCTCGGATTCAGATCGCATTCAAATTATTGATTTAGACACCCATACTATTGTGGGCGACTTACCGTCAGGTGAAGATCCTGAAACCATTGCCCTTCATCCCAATGGCACTACCATTTACACCGCTAATGAAGATGATGCCCTGCTCACCGTTATTGATATTCCCACCAGCCAAGTAATTGCACAAATAGATGTAGGGGTTGAACCAGAAGGGTTAGCGGTAAGCCATGACGGCCACATGATGGTGGTTACCTCAGAAACCACCAACATGGTGCACTGGATAGACACCAACACCCACGAGAACATTGCCAATAGCTTAGTGGATGCTCGCCCACGTGACGCCCACTTCACCGCCGACGATAAGTATCTTTGGGTAAGCTCCGAAATCGGCGGCACAGTCGCCATATTTGATACTCAAACCAAACAAAAAGCGCATACCTTGTCTTTTGCAGTTAAGGGCGTATACCGCGACAAAATACAACCCGTAGGGATATTGTTGATGCGAGACTCCCCCTACGCGTTTGTGGCCCTTGGCCCTGCAAACCGCATTGCTGTGGTGAATACCAACACATTTGAAATAGAAAAATACATAGTGGTAGGTAGACGCGTGTGGCAATTAGCGTTTAACCAAGACCAGTCATTATTGCTCACCACAAACGGGGTAAGCGGCGACGTATCGGTTATCAATACTGAAACATTCGATGTTGAAAAGACGATTAAGGTGGGACGTTACCCATGGGGAATTGCCGTTAAATGGAAATAG
- a CDS encoding substrate-binding periplasmic protein → MAGFRITLFFPLVLLCWWSANVSARSFDDIVESKYINIAVYNDYPPYSYLDADTARGIDVDIAKEIAAKLSVKLILTWMTPGETTEDDFRNYLWKGHIIHKVKADLMMRAPYDRSFSQKRDDIGLLANELVHMFAPYHQESWQIIHNTEQLPEVETMAMFQYHKIGAEIDSIPHFYLTSAFGGRLRKNTTQYASNELAIDAMKKGDVDAVMGLRTQISYLSQFLDNAKFQLASNAFPLIGKQKWDLGIAAKNDYRTLAYEVGDVITEMVQTGKMADIFSQYHATYEVPDYYAGE, encoded by the coding sequence GTGGCAGGTTTTCGAATTACCTTATTTTTTCCTTTAGTTTTACTTTGCTGGTGGAGTGCGAACGTCTCTGCTCGGTCTTTTGATGACATTGTCGAAAGTAAGTACATCAATATCGCGGTTTATAACGATTACCCTCCTTATTCATATTTAGACGCTGACACCGCTAGGGGAATAGATGTCGATATTGCTAAAGAAATTGCAGCAAAGCTTAGTGTGAAGCTTATCTTGACGTGGATGACGCCAGGGGAGACGACTGAAGATGATTTTCGCAATTACCTGTGGAAGGGCCATATCATTCACAAAGTAAAAGCTGACTTGATGATGCGTGCTCCTTACGATCGTTCATTTTCCCAAAAGCGAGACGATATAGGCTTGTTGGCCAATGAGTTAGTTCATATGTTTGCGCCCTACCATCAAGAAAGCTGGCAGATAATTCACAACACTGAGCAATTGCCAGAGGTAGAGACCATGGCGATGTTTCAATATCACAAGATTGGCGCTGAAATTGACAGTATTCCTCATTTTTACCTCACCTCTGCCTTTGGCGGAAGGTTAAGAAAGAACACTACGCAGTATGCCAGTAACGAACTCGCCATTGATGCCATGAAAAAAGGGGATGTTGATGCGGTAATGGGGCTTCGAACGCAAATCAGTTATTTGTCTCAATTTCTTGATAACGCAAAATTTCAGCTTGCTAGTAATGCGTTTCCTCTTATAGGAAAGCAGAAGTGGGACCTAGGTATAGCCGCGAAAAACGACTACCGAACGCTGGCTTACGAGGTCGGTGATGTGATCACCGAGATGGTTCAAACCGGCAAGATGGCAGATATATTTAGTCAGTATCATGCCACCTACGAAGTGCCCGATTATTATGCGGGTGAGTAA
- a CDS encoding PQQ-dependent methanol/ethanol family dehydrogenase, with protein MNKQLPLKRIALALLVCAGAVLPAQANVTDNDIQNDQATTDDIVSYGMGLRAQRYSPLSAINKDTIEEIRPVWAFSLGGEKQRGQESQPMVKDGVMYVTGSYSRVWAIDAMTGEELWQYEARLPDGIMPCCDVINRGVALYDNLVIFGTLDAKLVALDKDTGKTVWKKKVEDYKAGYSITAAPIIIDGMVITGNSGGEFGVVGKVYAFDAKTGKQIWVRPTVEGHMGYMWKDGKKTENGISGGGAGKTWPADLWKTGGAATWLGGTYDADTGLLFFGTGNPSPWNSHLRPGDNYFSSSRLAINPKTGKIVWHFQTTPHDGWDFDGVNELISFDYEDAGKTVKAAATADRNGFFYVLNREDGDFIRGFPFVDKLTWAKGLDENGRPLYIDDVRPGNPSLSDDGKKGAQVVARPAFLGGKNWMPMAYSPDTGLFYVPSNEWEMDIWNETTSYKKGAAYLGAGFTIKSVNEDYIGVLRAIDPKTGKEVWRYNNFAPLWGGVMTTGGGLVWTGNPEGYLMAFDDKTGEMVYKFQTGSGIVGSPVTWEMEGEQYVSVLSGWGGAVPLWGGEVAKRVKHLNQGGTVWTFKLPKRYEQVAKN; from the coding sequence ATGAATAAACAACTACCACTAAAAAGAATTGCCTTAGCTTTATTGGTTTGTGCCGGTGCCGTTTTACCTGCCCAAGCTAACGTGACCGATAACGACATACAAAACGATCAAGCCACTACTGACGATATCGTATCCTATGGCATGGGGCTACGGGCACAGCGATACAGCCCATTGTCTGCGATTAATAAAGACACCATTGAAGAAATTCGACCAGTCTGGGCATTTTCACTAGGCGGCGAAAAGCAGCGGGGCCAAGAGTCTCAGCCTATGGTGAAAGACGGTGTTATGTATGTCACAGGTTCTTACTCTCGTGTCTGGGCTATTGATGCTATGACTGGCGAAGAGCTATGGCAGTACGAAGCCCGTTTACCCGATGGCATAATGCCTTGTTGTGATGTTATTAATCGTGGCGTTGCCTTGTACGACAACTTAGTTATATTCGGCACACTAGATGCCAAACTGGTAGCCCTTGATAAAGACACAGGCAAAACCGTTTGGAAGAAAAAAGTAGAAGACTATAAGGCTGGTTATTCTATTACTGCTGCGCCTATTATTATTGATGGCATGGTGATCACGGGGAACTCAGGTGGTGAGTTCGGTGTGGTAGGAAAGGTATACGCCTTTGACGCTAAAACCGGCAAACAAATTTGGGTTAGACCTACCGTTGAAGGCCACATGGGATATATGTGGAAAGACGGTAAAAAAACCGAGAATGGTATTTCTGGCGGCGGAGCGGGTAAAACCTGGCCTGCAGATTTATGGAAAACCGGCGGCGCTGCAACCTGGCTCGGCGGCACATATGATGCTGATACCGGGCTGTTATTTTTTGGTACAGGTAACCCATCACCTTGGAACTCTCACCTTCGCCCAGGTGATAACTACTTCTCATCATCTCGTTTAGCAATTAACCCTAAAACGGGAAAAATTGTGTGGCACTTTCAAACTACGCCTCACGATGGCTGGGATTTTGATGGTGTAAACGAGCTTATATCCTTTGATTACGAAGATGCTGGTAAAACAGTGAAAGCTGCTGCAACAGCGGATAGAAATGGTTTCTTTTATGTATTGAACCGTGAGGATGGAGATTTCATCCGAGGCTTCCCGTTTGTAGATAAATTAACATGGGCTAAAGGTTTAGATGAAAATGGACGTCCTCTTTACATTGACGATGTTCGCCCAGGTAACCCTTCATTATCTGACGACGGAAAGAAAGGCGCACAGGTTGTTGCTCGCCCTGCTTTCTTAGGTGGTAAGAATTGGATGCCGATGGCGTATTCACCTGATACAGGTTTGTTTTACGTACCTTCCAATGAATGGGAAATGGATATCTGGAACGAGACTACTTCATATAAGAAAGGGGCGGCTTACCTAGGCGCTGGCTTTACCATCAAATCGGTTAATGAAGATTATATTGGTGTGCTTCGCGCCATTGACCCGAAAACTGGGAAAGAAGTGTGGCGTTATAACAACTTCGCGCCACTATGGGGTGGGGTAATGACCACGGGCGGCGGGTTAGTCTGGACCGGTAACCCAGAAGGCTACTTAATGGCCTTTGACGATAAAACTGGCGAGATGGTTTATAAGTTCCAAACAGGTTCAGGCATTGTAGGCTCACCTGTAACGTGGGAGATGGAAGGCGAGCAATATGTGTCTGTCTTATCCGGCTGGGGCGGCGCAGTACCTTTATGGGGCGGTGAAGTCGCTAAGCGGGTTAAACACCTGAACCAAGGTGGAACGGTATGGACATTCAAATTACCTAAACGTTATGAGCAGGTCGCCAAAAACTAA
- the pedF gene encoding cytochrome c-550 PedF: MMKVKVSLLITTLFLALTAHKLAAHGNVTPQGADSSEMQKITNGDESEDGWVFENPYRNLDAETHKKVYEFGESAYSNNCAVCHGLHAQSGGINPDLRLLDPESMEDDEWYVERLRFGSSKGMPALGGIPEGQSEPILDQETLWAIKTYVEARRIVAIEEGEIEVD, translated from the coding sequence ATGATGAAAGTAAAAGTATCTCTTTTAATTACAACGCTTTTTCTAGCCTTAACGGCGCACAAGTTAGCAGCACATGGCAACGTGACGCCACAAGGCGCCGACAGCTCTGAAATGCAAAAAATTACCAACGGTGATGAGTCTGAAGACGGCTGGGTGTTTGAAAATCCATATCGTAATTTAGATGCAGAGACACACAAAAAAGTGTACGAATTTGGTGAGTCAGCCTATTCCAATAACTGCGCTGTTTGTCATGGTCTGCATGCGCAGTCAGGTGGCATAAACCCCGATTTGCGTTTGCTCGACCCAGAAAGTATGGAAGACGATGAATGGTACGTGGAGCGCCTTCGTTTTGGTTCATCAAAAGGCATGCCTGCTTTAGGGGGGATACCTGAAGGTCAATCAGAGCCTATTTTAGATCAAGAGACATTATGGGCCATTAAAACCTATGTAGAAGCACGCAGAATAGTAGCAATTGAAGAAGGCGAGATTGAAGTAGATTAA
- a CDS encoding sugar ABC transporter substrate-binding protein → MLKKLSLMLAGAMTMSAAVNAETITIATVNNGDMIAMKELSSDFEKKNPGIDLKWVTLEENILRQRVTTDVATGGGQYDVMTIGTYEVPIWGNQGWLEELDGLGADYDVEDLLPAIRSGLSVDDKLYAAPFYGESSMVMYRTDLMAKAGLEMPKAPTWKFIREAAAAMTDKDAGVYGICLRGKAGWGENIALLTSMSNSFGARWFDENWKPQFDSKAWKDTLEYYVDVMDKYGPPGSSANGFNENLALFQTGKCGIWIDATVAGGFVTNEKDSEVADKVGFALAPDNGLGKRGNWLWAWTLAIPSSSKKSDAAMKFISWATSKEYSALVAEKKGWANVPPGTRASLYENPEYMSAAPFAQITLDSINSADPKNPTVEPVPYVGVQFVAIPEFQGIGTAVGQQFSAALTGRMTVDQALQSSQRLVERAMRKARYPK, encoded by the coding sequence ATGTTGAAAAAACTATCTTTAATGCTTGCTGGTGCAATGACGATGAGTGCAGCAGTGAATGCAGAAACTATTACTATTGCAACGGTAAATAATGGCGACATGATTGCCATGAAAGAACTTAGTAGCGACTTTGAAAAGAAGAACCCAGGTATCGACCTTAAGTGGGTAACACTAGAAGAAAACATTCTACGTCAACGTGTAACGACTGATGTAGCCACCGGTGGTGGTCAGTACGACGTGATGACAATTGGTACTTATGAAGTGCCAATTTGGGGTAACCAAGGATGGCTAGAAGAGCTTGATGGCCTTGGCGCTGATTACGATGTTGAAGATTTATTACCTGCGATTCGAAGCGGTCTGTCAGTAGATGACAAGCTGTACGCTGCCCCGTTTTATGGTGAAAGCTCGATGGTAATGTATCGCACTGACTTAATGGCGAAAGCTGGCCTTGAAATGCCTAAAGCGCCTACGTGGAAGTTTATTCGCGAAGCTGCTGCTGCAATGACAGACAAAGATGCAGGTGTTTACGGCATTTGCCTTCGTGGTAAAGCGGGGTGGGGTGAAAACATTGCGTTGTTAACGTCTATGTCTAACTCGTTTGGCGCACGTTGGTTTGATGAAAATTGGAAACCTCAGTTCGACTCAAAAGCATGGAAAGACACCCTAGAATACTATGTTGATGTAATGGACAAGTATGGCCCTCCAGGTTCATCAGCGAACGGATTTAATGAAAACCTAGCGCTGTTTCAAACCGGTAAGTGCGGTATTTGGATTGATGCAACGGTTGCAGGCGGTTTTGTGACTAACGAGAAAGACTCTGAAGTTGCCGACAAAGTAGGTTTTGCACTAGCGCCGGATAACGGCTTAGGTAAGCGTGGTAACTGGTTATGGGCATGGACATTGGCTATTCCTTCTAGCAGCAAAAAGAGTGATGCGGCGATGAAGTTCATTAGCTGGGCTACCTCAAAAGAATACTCTGCATTAGTAGCTGAAAAGAAAGGATGGGCAAATGTACCTCCAGGTACCCGCGCTTCACTTTATGAAAATCCTGAGTACATGAGTGCGGCGCCTTTTGCACAAATTACCCTTGATTCAATTAACTCAGCAGATCCTAAAAACCCAACGGTAGAGCCTGTGCCTTATGTGGGTGTCCAGTTTGTGGCTATACCCGAGTTTCAAGGAATAGGAACGGCGGTAGGACAACAGTTTAGTGCAGCATTAACCGGCCGCATGACGGTAGACCAAGCACTACAGAGCTCACAGCGATTAGTTGAGAGAGCCATGCGCAAAGCGCGTTACCCAAAATAA
- a CDS encoding sugar ABC transporter permease, whose amino-acid sequence MATTQSRTLAKMMLFPSVTLLLAWMIVPLCMTLYFSFLDYNLLMPGDNEYIGFLNYEFFLTDPAFIESFFNTLLLVGGVLFITICGGIGLAILLDQAIWGRNYVRIMVLAPFFVMPTVSALVWKNMFMNPVNGLFAHLAKFFGATPIDFFAEIPLLSIIIIVSWQWLPFAALILLTAIQSLDREQLEAADLDGAGPFSKFIYIVLPHLSRAVTAVILIETIFLLSIFAEILVTTSGGPGYSSTNITYLIYTQSLLQFDVGGGSAGGIVAVIIANIVAIFLMRLIGKNLEG is encoded by the coding sequence ATGGCGACAACCCAATCTCGTACCTTAGCCAAAATGATGCTGTTTCCTTCGGTCACCTTGCTGTTAGCTTGGATGATTGTTCCACTTTGCATGACGTTATATTTCTCATTTTTAGATTATAACCTGCTCATGCCTGGCGATAATGAATACATAGGCTTTTTAAACTACGAGTTTTTTCTTACTGACCCTGCCTTCATAGAGTCATTCTTTAATACCTTATTGCTAGTAGGAGGTGTGCTGTTTATCACAATCTGCGGCGGTATAGGTTTAGCCATATTGCTCGACCAAGCCATATGGGGCAGAAACTATGTCCGCATAATGGTATTAGCACCGTTTTTCGTCATGCCAACGGTTTCAGCGCTGGTATGGAAAAATATGTTCATGAACCCAGTAAATGGGCTGTTTGCTCACCTTGCCAAGTTCTTTGGTGCAACACCAATCGATTTCTTTGCAGAAATTCCGTTGCTGTCCATCATCATTATTGTGTCGTGGCAGTGGCTACCTTTTGCAGCGCTAATTCTGCTTACCGCAATTCAATCGCTAGATAGAGAGCAACTAGAAGCCGCAGACTTAGATGGTGCAGGTCCGTTCAGTAAGTTTATTTATATTGTATTACCTCATTTATCACGGGCGGTTACCGCAGTGATTTTAATTGAGACCATTTTCTTACTGTCTATTTTTGCAGAAATTTTGGTCACAACCAGCGGCGGGCCTGGCTATTCGTCCACCAATATTACGTATCTCATTTATACCCAATCGCTACTTCAGTTTGATGTGGGCGGCGGTTCAGCAGGTGGAATAGTGGCTGTTATAATTGCCAACATTGTTGCCATCTTCTTAATGCGCCTTATCGGCAAAAATTTGGAGGGTTAA
- a CDS encoding carbohydrate ABC transporter permease, with the protein MAMNNSNKSKAIYTILAWTISGMIFFPILWTMITSFKTESEAISATPSLFMFEWTLENYKDVLARSPYFDHFMNSVIISLGASLLGLLIAIPAAWSMAFVQTKRTKNLLMWMLSTKMLPPVGVLIPIYLLFRDFGLLDTRLGLVIVMTLINLPIMVWMLYTYFREIPHEILEAARMDGAGIKEEIFHVLLPIALPGIASTLLLNVILAWNEAFWTLILTAANAAPLTAFIASYSSPEGLFYAKLSAASVMAVVPILILGWFSQKQLVRGLSFGAVK; encoded by the coding sequence ATGGCAATGAACAACAGCAATAAATCAAAAGCCATATACACCATATTGGCATGGACCATAAGTGGAATGATTTTCTTCCCTATTCTTTGGACCATGATCACCAGCTTTAAAACGGAATCTGAAGCTATCTCGGCAACACCAAGTTTATTCATGTTTGAGTGGACGCTAGAGAACTACAAAGATGTGTTAGCACGTTCACCTTATTTCGATCACTTTATGAACTCTGTGATCATTTCATTAGGGGCAAGTTTACTTGGACTGCTTATTGCTATTCCGGCCGCATGGTCGATGGCATTTGTGCAAACCAAACGTACGAAAAACTTATTAATGTGGATGCTATCAACCAAAATGCTGCCACCAGTTGGGGTGCTTATTCCTATTTATCTATTGTTTCGAGACTTCGGATTGCTAGATACCCGCTTAGGTTTGGTGATTGTAATGACACTCATTAACTTACCTATCATGGTGTGGATGCTTTATACCTATTTCAGAGAAATTCCTCATGAAATTCTTGAAGCTGCACGTATGGATGGTGCTGGAATAAAAGAAGAAATTTTTCATGTGTTACTGCCAATCGCCTTGCCCGGCATAGCATCAACCCTGCTATTAAACGTTATTTTGGCGTGGAATGAAGCCTTTTGGACACTCATTCTTACTGCCGCGAATGCAGCGCCGTTAACTGCGTTTATTGCCAGTTATTCAAGCCCAGAAGGCTTATTTTACGCGAAATTATCAGCCGCCTCTGTGATGGCTGTGGTGCCAATCCTTATTCTTGGTTGGTTCAGTCAAAAACAATTAGTGCGCGGATTAAGTTTCGGCGCGGTTAAGTAG